One part of the Methylobacterium terrae genome encodes these proteins:
- a CDS encoding fumarate hydratase has product MATIREEDLVASIADALQFISYYHPADYIENLADAWRREESPAARDAMAQILVNSRMAAFGRRPICQDTGTAQVFMKVGLGARIVSNRSLQEIVDEGVRRAWREERNPLRASVVSEPLFGRRNTGDNAPAMLHVEMVAGDAIEVHVAAKGGGSENKAKFAALNPSDSVADWVVRTVETLGAGWCPPGMLGIGVGGSPEKAMTLAKLSLLDPIDLPQIRARGPASKEEELRLEIFERVNALGIGAQGLGGLTTVLDVKLKTFPVHAASLPVGLIPQCAADRHAHFTLDGSGPAVFTPPSLDLWPQDISVATAAGRRVDLDRLTREEVATWRAGETLLLSGRLLTGRDAAHLRLTRMLEAGEDLPVDLRDRAIYYVGPVDAVGDEAVGPAGPTTATRMDKFLEPILSRTGLLVMVGKAERGPAAVETIARHGAAYLIAVGGAAYLVSKAIKSARVLAFADLGMEAIHEFVVEDMPVTVAVDAAGTSVHRDGPARWRRPVREAVPA; this is encoded by the coding sequence ATGGCCACGATCCGCGAAGAAGACCTGGTCGCCTCCATCGCCGACGCGCTGCAATTCATCTCGTACTACCACCCGGCGGACTACATCGAGAACCTCGCCGACGCCTGGCGGCGCGAGGAGAGCCCGGCGGCCCGGGACGCGATGGCGCAGATCCTGGTCAATTCCCGCATGGCCGCCTTCGGCCGGCGGCCGATCTGCCAGGACACCGGGACGGCGCAAGTGTTCATGAAGGTCGGGCTCGGGGCCCGCATCGTGTCGAACCGCTCGCTCCAGGAGATCGTCGACGAGGGCGTGCGCCGGGCCTGGCGCGAGGAGCGCAACCCCTTGCGCGCCTCGGTGGTCTCCGAGCCGCTCTTCGGCCGTCGCAACACCGGCGACAACGCCCCGGCGATGCTCCACGTCGAGATGGTGGCGGGCGACGCGATCGAGGTCCACGTCGCCGCGAAGGGCGGCGGCTCGGAGAACAAGGCGAAGTTCGCCGCCCTCAACCCGAGCGACTCGGTCGCCGACTGGGTGGTGCGCACCGTCGAGACGCTGGGTGCGGGCTGGTGCCCGCCCGGCATGCTCGGCATCGGCGTCGGCGGCTCGCCCGAGAAGGCGATGACGCTCGCCAAGCTCTCGCTCCTCGACCCGATCGACCTGCCGCAGATCCGCGCCCGCGGCCCCGCCTCCAAGGAGGAGGAATTGCGGCTCGAGATCTTCGAGCGGGTCAACGCCCTCGGCATCGGCGCGCAGGGGCTCGGCGGCCTCACCACCGTGTTGGATGTGAAGCTGAAGACCTTCCCGGTCCACGCCGCCTCGCTCCCCGTCGGCCTGATCCCGCAATGCGCCGCCGACCGGCACGCCCATTTCACCCTCGACGGCAGCGGCCCGGCCGTCTTCACCCCGCCCTCCCTCGACCTCTGGCCGCAGGACATCAGCGTCGCGACCGCCGCCGGGCGGCGGGTCGACCTCGACCGGCTGACCCGCGAGGAGGTGGCGACCTGGCGCGCCGGCGAGACGCTTCTCCTCTCCGGTCGCCTGCTCACCGGGCGCGACGCCGCGCACCTGCGCCTGACCCGGATGCTGGAGGCGGGCGAGGACCTGCCGGTCGATCTGCGCGACCGGGCGATCTACTATGTCGGCCCGGTCGATGCGGTCGGCGACGAGGCGGTGGGTCCCGCCGGTCCCACCACGGCGACCCGGATGGACAAGTTCCTGGAGCCGATCCTGTCGCGGACGGGCCTCCTCGTCATGGTCGGCAAGGCCGAGCGCGGTCCGGCCGCGGTCGAGACCATCGCCCGCCACGGGGCGGCCTACCTGATCGCGGTGGGCGGCGCGGCCTACCTCGTCTCGAAGGCGATCAAGTCGGCGCGGGTGCTGGCCTTCGCCGATCTCGGCATGGAGGCGATTCACGAATTCGTCGTCGAGGACATGCCGGTGACGGTGGCGGTCGATGCCGCCGGCACCTCGGTCCACCGCGACGGGCCGGCGCGCTGGCGCCGGCCGGTCCGGGAGGCGGTGCCCGCGTGA
- a CDS encoding CaiB/BaiF CoA transferase family protein, whose protein sequence is MAAGSGVRPLSGLTVVALEQAVAAPYCSSRLADAGARVIKIERPEGDFARGYDAAVNGLASYFVWLNRGKESLVADIKDPGDARLLHAVLAKADVFIQNLAPGAAARAGFGSEELRARYPRLITVDVTGYGSGHSYSDMKAYDLLVQAESGLAEITGHPAGPGRVGVSVCDIACGMAAHAAVLEALIARGITGEGAKLEVSLFDGMADWMNVPLLYFEGTGRAPQRVGLAHPSICPYGAFPTRDGALVLLSIQNEREWRKFCAEFLRQPDLPSREGFESNNARVANRPEVDAVVARVFADLSRDEAAARLRTAGTAYGFVNGLANLVSHPALRRVTVETPAGPASIVAPPALRNGQAPVMGRVPGIGEHSEAIRREFAA, encoded by the coding sequence ATGGCAGCGGGGAGTGGAGTCAGGCCGCTCAGCGGCCTGACCGTGGTGGCGCTCGAGCAGGCGGTGGCGGCACCCTACTGCTCCTCGCGCCTCGCCGACGCGGGCGCCCGCGTCATCAAGATCGAGCGGCCGGAGGGCGATTTCGCCCGCGGCTACGACGCGGCGGTGAACGGCCTGGCGAGCTACTTCGTCTGGCTCAACCGCGGCAAGGAGAGCCTGGTCGCCGACATCAAGGACCCGGGCGATGCCCGGCTCCTGCACGCGGTGCTGGCCAAGGCCGACGTGTTCATCCAGAACCTCGCGCCGGGCGCCGCGGCGCGGGCGGGCTTCGGCTCGGAGGAGTTGCGGGCGCGCTACCCGCGCCTCATCACCGTGGACGTCACCGGCTACGGCTCCGGGCATTCCTACTCGGACATGAAGGCCTACGACCTGCTGGTCCAGGCCGAGAGCGGGCTCGCCGAGATCACCGGCCACCCGGCCGGCCCCGGCCGTGTCGGGGTGTCGGTCTGCGACATCGCCTGCGGCATGGCGGCCCACGCCGCCGTGCTGGAGGCTCTGATCGCCCGCGGCATCACCGGCGAGGGCGCCAAGCTCGAGGTCAGCCTGTTCGACGGCATGGCCGACTGGATGAACGTGCCGCTGCTCTACTTCGAGGGCACCGGCCGGGCGCCGCAGCGGGTCGGCCTCGCCCACCCGTCGATCTGCCCCTACGGCGCCTTCCCGACGAGGGACGGGGCCCTGGTGCTGCTCTCGATCCAGAACGAGCGCGAATGGCGCAAGTTCTGCGCCGAGTTCCTGCGCCAGCCCGATTTGCCGTCGCGGGAGGGGTTCGAGAGCAACAACGCCCGGGTGGCGAACCGGCCCGAGGTTGACGCGGTGGTGGCGCGGGTCTTCGCAGACTTGAGCCGCGACGAGGCGGCGGCGCGGCTGCGGACGGCCGGCACCGCCTACGGCTTCGTCAATGGCCTCGCCAACCTCGTGTCGCATCCGGCCCTGCGCCGGGTGACCGTCGAGACCCCGGCCGGCCCGGCCTCGATCGTCGCGCCGCCGGCGCTCCGCAACGGCCAGGCGCCGGTGATGGGCCGCGTGCCGGGGATCGGCGAGCACAGCGAGGCGATCCGGCGGGAATTCGCGGCGTAA
- a CDS encoding PaaX family transcriptional regulator C-terminal domain-containing protein, protein MADLLAPLIDHFHARTPIRAGSLVVTVFGDAVVPRGGVLSLESLLAITRAFRIGDGVVRTALSRLVADGWFERWKLGRNSFYRLTPSGGGAFARATARIYGPAAPAWSGAFDLLVLDGAGERRSELAASGYGSLGSDLMIGVVPATGPGEGGMMEAVLRLAARPEDPETARRLAARAWPVAEVGERYARFTATFAAAGDSVVSAPPTGLDALVLRILLIHEYRRAVLKDPLLPADLLPEDWPGAAARSVCAAIYRAVAPAAEAWLDANATTDSGPLPPPGVKFAARFAA, encoded by the coding sequence ATGGCCGACCTCCTCGCGCCGCTCATCGACCATTTCCACGCCCGCACGCCGATCCGCGCCGGCTCCCTGGTGGTCACGGTCTTCGGCGACGCGGTGGTGCCGCGGGGCGGGGTGCTGTCGCTCGAATCGCTGCTCGCGATCACCCGGGCGTTCCGCATCGGCGACGGGGTGGTGCGCACGGCCTTGTCGCGGCTCGTCGCCGACGGCTGGTTCGAGCGCTGGAAGCTCGGCCGCAACAGCTTCTATCGCCTGACCCCGTCCGGCGGCGGCGCCTTCGCGCGGGCGACCGCCCGGATCTACGGCCCGGCGGCGCCGGCCTGGTCGGGCGCCTTCGACCTCCTGGTCCTCGACGGCGCCGGCGAGCGGCGGTCCGAACTCGCGGCGTCCGGCTACGGCAGCCTCGGGTCCGACCTGATGATCGGGGTCGTGCCCGCGACGGGGCCGGGGGAGGGGGGCATGATGGAGGCAGTCCTGCGCCTCGCCGCCCGGCCGGAGGATCCGGAGACCGCGCGCCGCCTCGCCGCCCGGGCCTGGCCGGTGGCGGAGGTGGGCGAACGCTACGCCCGCTTCACCGCCACCTTCGCGGCGGCCGGGGACAGCGTGGTTTCGGCCCCCCCGACGGGGCTCGACGCCCTGGTGCTGCGCATCCTCCTGATCCACGAGTACCGCCGCGCCGTCCTCAAGGACCCCCTGCTGCCCGCCGACCTGCTGCCGGAGGACTGGCCCGGGGCCGCGGCGCGGAGCGTGTGCGCCGCGATCTATCGCGCCGTCGCGCCGGCGGCGGAAGCCTGGCTCGACGCGAACGCGACCACAGATTCCGGTCCGCTGCCGCCGCCGGGAGTGAAGTTCGCGGCGCGGTTCGCCGCCTGA
- the paaB gene encoding 1,2-phenylacetyl-CoA epoxidase subunit PaaB produces the protein MPEQKIPLWEVFIRSRNGLAHKHVGSLHAADSAMALQAARDVYTRRGEGLSLWVVPSAAIVASDPADKDVMFEPTASKIYRHPTFYEVPDEVGHM, from the coding sequence ATGCCTGAGCAGAAGATTCCGCTCTGGGAGGTGTTCATCCGCTCCCGCAACGGCCTGGCGCACAAGCATGTCGGCTCGCTCCACGCCGCGGATTCCGCCATGGCGCTCCAGGCCGCCCGCGACGTCTACACCCGCCGCGGCGAGGGGCTGTCGCTCTGGGTCGTGCCCTCCGCGGCGATCGTCGCCTCGGACCCGGCCGACAAGGACGTGATGTTCGAGCCCACCGCCTCGAAGATCTACCGGCACCCGACCTTCTACGAGGTGCCGGACGAGGTCGGGCATATGTGA
- a CDS encoding aldehyde dehydrogenase family protein translates to MNAHQHFIGGTWVGGEATLPVLNPSHGQEMARIARGGAKEIDEAVKAGHAAMDGEWGRLDAASRGRLMLKLAELIRRDAEILAKMESEDVGKPMTLARNDAQVCARYFEYYGGAADKVHGDTIPFQNGFTVMTVYEPHGVVGVIVPWNYPLQMTGRSVAPALAMGNAVVLKPAEDTSLSALHLAKLAAEAGFPAGSLNVVTGLGEEAGAALASHKGIHHISFTGSREVGTLIQTAAAKNTIPVTLELGGKSPQVVFADADLSEAGTVIVKAITQNAGQTCSAGSRVVIEDSIYDSFTADLAKRFKDLRVGSGEQDLDLGPVVNAKQCERVQGYIDLARRDGLTILAEGELGTNVPGDGYYVRPTLIGDVPPDHRLAQEEIFGPVLVAIRVRDEAEALAVANGTEYGLAAGIWTQDLGKALRLSKGIKSGQVFVNNYGAGGGVELPFGGVKGSGHGREKGFEALYGFGSMKMIAIKHGV, encoded by the coding sequence ATGAACGCCCATCAGCACTTCATCGGCGGCACCTGGGTCGGCGGCGAGGCGACCCTGCCGGTCCTCAACCCGTCGCACGGCCAGGAGATGGCCCGCATCGCCCGCGGCGGCGCCAAGGAGATCGACGAGGCCGTGAAGGCCGGCCACGCCGCCATGGACGGCGAGTGGGGCCGCCTCGACGCCGCCTCCCGCGGCCGGCTGATGCTGAAGCTCGCCGAGCTGATCCGCCGCGACGCCGAGATCCTGGCCAAGATGGAGAGCGAGGACGTCGGCAAGCCGATGACGCTCGCCCGCAACGACGCCCAGGTCTGCGCCCGCTACTTCGAGTATTACGGCGGCGCCGCCGACAAGGTGCACGGCGACACGATCCCGTTCCAGAACGGCTTCACGGTCATGACCGTCTACGAGCCGCACGGCGTCGTCGGCGTGATCGTGCCGTGGAACTACCCTCTCCAGATGACCGGCCGCTCGGTCGCCCCGGCGCTCGCCATGGGCAACGCCGTGGTGCTCAAGCCCGCCGAGGACACCTCGCTCTCGGCGCTGCACCTCGCCAAGCTCGCGGCGGAAGCCGGCTTCCCGGCCGGCAGCCTCAACGTGGTCACCGGCCTCGGCGAGGAGGCGGGCGCGGCCCTGGCCTCGCACAAGGGCATCCACCACATCAGCTTCACCGGCTCGCGCGAGGTCGGAACCCTGATCCAGACGGCGGCGGCCAAGAACACGATCCCGGTGACGCTCGAGCTCGGCGGCAAGTCGCCCCAGGTCGTCTTCGCCGATGCCGACCTGTCCGAGGCCGGCACCGTCATCGTCAAGGCGATCACCCAGAATGCCGGCCAGACCTGCTCGGCCGGCTCCCGCGTGGTGATCGAGGATTCCATCTACGACAGCTTCACCGCCGACCTGGCGAAGCGCTTCAAGGACCTGCGCGTCGGCTCGGGCGAGCAGGACCTCGACCTCGGCCCCGTGGTCAACGCCAAGCAGTGCGAGCGGGTGCAGGGCTACATCGATCTTGCCCGCCGCGACGGCCTGACCATCCTGGCCGAGGGCGAGCTCGGCACCAACGTCCCGGGCGACGGCTACTACGTCCGCCCAACCCTGATCGGCGACGTGCCGCCGGACCACCGCCTGGCCCAGGAGGAGATCTTCGGCCCCGTGCTGGTGGCGATCCGGGTGCGCGACGAGGCCGAGGCGCTCGCGGTCGCGAACGGCACCGAGTACGGCCTTGCCGCCGGCATCTGGACCCAGGATCTCGGCAAGGCCCTGCGCCTGTCGAAGGGCATCAAGTCGGGCCAGGTCTTCGTCAACAATTACGGCGCGGGCGGCGGCGTCGAGCTGCCCTTCGGCGGCGTGAAGGGCTCGGGCCACGGCCGCGAGAAGGGCTTCGAGGCGCTCTACGGCTTCGGCTCGATGAAGATGATCGCGATCAAGCACGGGGTCTGA
- the paaA gene encoding 1,2-phenylacetyl-CoA epoxidase subunit PaaA, with protein MYTQALNAKDTTAPVAGPEEAARADRFQARIDAEERIEPNDWMPEAYRRTLTRQISQHAHSEIVGMLPEGNWITRAPTLKRKAALLAKVQDEAGHGLYLYSAAETLGTSREEMFEQLLAGRAKYSSIFNYPTLTWADIGAIGWLVDGAAIMNQIPLCRCSYGPYARAMVRVCKEESFHQRQGYEIMLTLCRGTAEQKAMAQDALNRWWWPCLMMFGPPDAESQHSDQSAKWKIKRFSNDELRQKFVDATVPQGQYLGLTFPDPDLAYDEAAGHWRYGAIDWEEFKQVLAGNGPCNRQRMKQRRDAHAAGAWVREAAMAHAEKRTRRAEAAKAADLPQAA; from the coding sequence ATGTACACGCAGGCCTTGAACGCCAAGGACACCACCGCTCCGGTCGCCGGACCCGAGGAGGCCGCGCGCGCCGACCGGTTCCAGGCACGGATCGACGCCGAGGAGCGGATCGAGCCGAACGACTGGATGCCGGAGGCCTACCGGCGCACGCTGACCCGGCAGATCTCGCAGCACGCCCATTCCGAGATCGTCGGCATGCTGCCGGAGGGCAACTGGATCACCCGGGCGCCGACGCTCAAGCGCAAGGCCGCCCTGCTCGCCAAGGTGCAGGACGAGGCCGGCCACGGGCTCTACCTCTACTCGGCGGCCGAGACGCTGGGCACCAGCCGCGAGGAGATGTTCGAGCAGCTGCTCGCCGGCCGCGCCAAGTATTCGTCGATCTTCAACTACCCGACCCTGACCTGGGCCGATATCGGCGCCATCGGCTGGCTGGTCGACGGCGCGGCGATCATGAACCAGATCCCGCTCTGCCGCTGCTCCTACGGCCCTTACGCCCGCGCGATGGTCCGCGTCTGCAAGGAGGAGAGCTTCCACCAGCGCCAGGGCTACGAGATCATGCTGACCCTCTGCCGCGGCACGGCGGAGCAGAAGGCGATGGCGCAGGACGCCCTGAACCGCTGGTGGTGGCCCTGCCTGATGATGTTCGGCCCGCCCGACGCCGAGAGCCAGCATTCCGACCAGTCGGCGAAGTGGAAGATCAAGCGCTTCTCCAACGACGAGCTGCGCCAGAAATTCGTCGACGCGACGGTGCCGCAGGGCCAGTATCTCGGCCTGACCTTCCCCGACCCGGACCTCGCCTACGACGAGGCCGCCGGCCACTGGCGCTACGGCGCCATCGACTGGGAGGAGTTCAAGCAGGTGCTCGCCGGCAACGGTCCCTGCAACCGTCAGCGCATGAAGCAGCGCCGCGACGCCCACGCCGCCGGCGCCTGGGTGCGCGAGGCCGCGATGGCGCATGCCGAGAAGCGCACCCGCCGCGCCGAAGCCGCGAAGGCCGCCGACTTGCCGCAGGCGGCGTGA
- the paaZ gene encoding phenylacetic acid degradation bifunctional protein PaaZ — MRLESYVQGRWIAPGGDWTGIRSAVTGAVVAEVGSGGLSQGGPGMAEVLDHARRVGGPALRRLTFHQRAEMLKRLAAFLNERRDGLYALSHQTGATRTDNLIDIDGGIGTLFVYASKGRRELPNATFLIDGAVEPLSRGGSFVGRHVMTARTGCAVHINAFNFPCWGLLEKLAPAILAGVPVVTKPATITAYVAHALVRLIAESGILPDGALQCVVGPTGDLFDHLTGQDVVSFTGSAETAQLLQRHPVIAREAVHFVAERDSLNAAILGPDAGPGTPEFDLYVKEVAKEMTVKAGQKCTAIRRALAPRAHVPAVIEALRQRLASVRIGDPAREDVRMGPVVGLAQRRDVLARVDALKAEAELVFGDPARLAVEGADPETGAFLPPMLLHCADPLRARQVHGLEAFGPVCTVMGYDGLDEAAVLANRGEGSLVASLYTHDPAAAADLVFGVGAYHGRLVVIDRDCAKEQTGHGSPMPHMMHGGPGRAGGGEELGGVRALSHYMQRTALQGSPAMLSRITESWIKGAPEAIRPEHPFRCHFEDLEIGRSFHSAERVITLADIEHFARFTGDTFYAHMSEEATKGHPFFPGRVAHGYLLLSFAAGLFVDPDPGPVLANYGLDSLRFLKPIQPGEAIRVRLTAKEKSPRNAQYGEVRWDVEIRTASGETAATYELLTMNAMRGA, encoded by the coding sequence ATGCGGCTGGAGAGCTACGTCCAGGGACGCTGGATCGCGCCGGGGGGAGACTGGACCGGCATCCGCAGCGCCGTGACCGGCGCGGTGGTGGCGGAGGTCGGCAGCGGCGGCCTCTCGCAAGGCGGACCCGGCATGGCCGAGGTGCTGGACCATGCCCGCCGGGTCGGCGGTCCGGCCCTGCGGCGCCTCACCTTCCACCAGCGCGCCGAGATGCTGAAGCGGCTGGCCGCCTTCCTCAACGAGCGCCGGGACGGGCTCTACGCCCTGTCGCACCAGACCGGGGCCACCCGCACCGACAACCTGATCGACATCGACGGCGGCATCGGCACGCTGTTCGTCTACGCCTCGAAGGGGCGGCGCGAACTGCCGAACGCGACCTTCCTGATCGACGGGGCGGTGGAGCCCCTGTCGCGCGGCGGCAGCTTCGTCGGTCGCCACGTGATGACGGCCCGGACGGGCTGCGCCGTCCACATCAACGCCTTCAACTTCCCGTGCTGGGGGCTGCTCGAGAAGCTCGCGCCCGCGATCCTCGCCGGCGTGCCGGTGGTGACGAAGCCCGCCACCATCACGGCCTACGTCGCCCACGCGCTGGTGCGGCTGATCGCCGAATCCGGCATCCTGCCGGACGGCGCCCTGCAATGCGTCGTCGGCCCGACCGGCGACCTGTTCGATCATCTGACCGGCCAGGACGTGGTGTCGTTCACCGGCTCGGCCGAGACGGCGCAGCTGCTCCAGCGCCATCCGGTGATCGCCCGCGAGGCGGTGCATTTCGTGGCCGAGCGCGACTCGCTCAACGCCGCGATCCTCGGCCCCGATGCCGGGCCGGGCACGCCGGAATTCGACCTCTACGTCAAGGAGGTCGCCAAGGAGATGACCGTCAAGGCGGGGCAGAAATGCACCGCGATCCGGCGGGCGCTGGCGCCCCGCGCCCACGTGCCGGCGGTGATCGAGGCGCTTCGGCAGCGCCTGGCCTCGGTGCGGATCGGCGACCCCGCCCGCGAGGACGTCAGGATGGGGCCGGTGGTCGGCCTCGCGCAGCGCCGCGACGTGCTGGCCCGGGTGGACGCCCTGAAGGCGGAGGCCGAGCTGGTCTTCGGCGACCCGGCGCGCCTCGCCGTCGAGGGGGCGGACCCGGAGACGGGCGCCTTCCTGCCGCCGATGCTGCTCCACTGCGCCGACCCGCTCCGGGCCCGGCAGGTGCACGGCCTCGAGGCGTTCGGCCCGGTCTGCACCGTGATGGGGTATGACGGGCTCGACGAGGCGGCGGTGCTGGCCAATCGCGGCGAGGGCAGCCTCGTCGCCTCGCTCTACACCCACGACCCGGCGGCCGCGGCGGATCTGGTCTTCGGGGTCGGGGCCTATCACGGCCGCCTCGTCGTCATCGACCGCGACTGCGCCAAGGAGCAGACCGGCCACGGCTCGCCGATGCCGCACATGATGCATGGCGGACCCGGCCGGGCCGGCGGCGGCGAGGAGCTCGGCGGCGTGCGGGCCTTGTCCCACTACATGCAGCGCACGGCGCTCCAGGGCTCGCCCGCGATGCTGAGCCGGATCACGGAGAGCTGGATCAAGGGCGCGCCGGAGGCGATCCGGCCCGAGCATCCGTTCCGCTGCCACTTCGAGGACCTGGAGATCGGCCGCAGCTTCCACTCGGCCGAGCGGGTGATCACGCTCGCGGACATCGAGCACTTCGCTCGCTTCACCGGCGACACCTTCTACGCCCACATGAGCGAGGAGGCGACGAAGGGCCACCCGTTCTTCCCCGGCCGGGTGGCGCACGGCTACCTGCTCCTGTCCTTTGCCGCCGGCCTGTTCGTCGATCCCGATCCGGGTCCGGTGCTCGCCAATTACGGGCTCGATTCCTTGCGCTTCCTCAAGCCGATCCAGCCCGGCGAGGCGATCCGGGTACGGCTGACCGCCAAGGAGAAGTCGCCGCGCAACGCGCAGTACGGCGAGGTGCGCTGGGACGTGGAGATCCGGACCGCTTCGGGCGAGACCGCGGCGACCTACGAGCTCCTGACCATGAACGCGATGCGGGGGGCGTGA